A part of Numenius arquata chromosome 2, bNumArq3.hap1.1, whole genome shotgun sequence genomic DNA contains:
- the ELFN2 gene encoding protein phosphatase 1 regulatory subunit 29, giving the protein MRAPLQTMMCLGLWAAALLCLFSPGTVRGDCWLIEGDKGYVWLAICSQNQPPYETIPQHINSTVHDLRLNENKLKVVLYSSLNRFGNLTDLNLTKNEISYIEDGAFMGQSNLQVLQLGYNKLTNLTEGMLRGMARLQFLFVQHNLIELVTPTAFSECPSLISIDLSSNRLSRLEGNTFTSLSNLMVCELAGNPFNCDCSLYSFLNWLAVFNNVTKNYDRLQCETPREFAGYPLLVPRPHHNRNAITIFQSMCRGGTIPSLSRVNPTPYTPDSQRDLDEGSAISPGDFLSVKPPASSTTDSSFSPSIKLHDVTITSAILMVTIPMPYSKMYVLVQYNNSYVSDIATLKSKKEYVTVNKLKAHTDYTFCVASIRNNRRYNHTCLTFATRSKGREDPISSTSTTTHYIMTTLGCLFGMVIVLGVVYYCLRKRRMQEEKQKSLNVKKTILEMRYGSDIDTSTMVHPSQKLGEPPVIPVSRMSSIPSMIGEKLPPSKSMEAGMETPKVTTKGNYIEVRTGGGDGLERAQRDEDLRELDNGQGSAAEISTIAKEVDKVNQIINNCIDALKLDTASFLGGGTGVDSDMAFECQSIPASSSGGLERPSFLSPPYKESSHHPLQRQLSADAAVARKTCSVSSSGSIKSAKVFSLDVPDHPPLSKSDSKYIEKGSPLNSPLDRLPLVSPGTIHHLEVKPSYHCSEHRHSFPALYYEESADTLSQRVSFLKPLSRSKRDSTYSQLSPRHYFSGYSSSPEYSSESTHKIWERFRPYKKHHREEVYMAAGHALRKKVQFAKDEDLHDILDYWKGVSAQQKL; this is encoded by the coding sequence atgaGGGCACCATTGCAGACCATGATGTGCCTGGGGTTGTGGGCAGCTGCCCTGCTCTGCTTGTTTTCCCCTGGCACCGTGCGAGGTGACTGCTGGCTGATTGAGGGGGACAAAGGCTATGTGTGGCTGGCTATCTGCAGCCAGAACCAGCCCCCGTATGAGACCATCCCCCAGCATATCAACAGCACGGTGCACGACTTGCGTCTCAACGAGAATAAGCTCAAAGTGGTGCTGTACTCCTCCCTCAACCGCTTCGGCAACCTGACCGATTTGAACCTGACTAAAAATGAGATCTCCTACATCGAGGATGGGGCTTTCATGGGCCAGTCAAACCTCCAGGTCTTACAGCTGGGCTACAACAAACTTACCAACCTGACAGAGGGCATGTTGCGGGGCATGGCTCGTCTCCAGTTCCTCTTTGTGCAGCACAACCTAATTGAGCTGGTCACCCCGACTGCCTTCTCCGAGTGCCCCAGCTTGATTAGCATTGACCTGTCATCTAACCGTCTCAGCCGTCTGGAGGGGAACACTTTCACCAGCTTGAGCAATTTGATGGTGTGTGAGCTGGCTGGCAACCCCTTCAACTGTGACTGTAGCCTCTACAGCTTTCTTAACTGGCTGGCAGTCTTCAACAATGTCACCAAGAACTATGACCGGCTCCAGTGTGAGACTCCTCGGGAGTTCGCTGGGTACCCGCTCCTGGTACCTCGGCCTCACCATAACCGCAATGCCATCACCATCTTCCAGTCCATGTGCAGAGGTGGCACCATCCCCTCCCTTTCCAGGGTCAACCCCACCCCATATACCCCTGACTCCCAGCGAGACCTGGATGAGGGCTCAGCCATCAGTCCTGGAGACTTCCTCTCAGTCAAGCCTCCAGCCTCCTCCACTACTGACTCCTCCTTCAGTCCCAGCATCAAGCTCCATGATGTCACCATCACCTCAGCCATCCTGATGGTAACCATCCCCATGCCCTACAGTAAGATGTATGTGCTGGTCCAATACAACAACAGCTATGTTTCTGACATAGCAACACTGAAGAGCAAGAAGGAATATGTCACTGTCAACAAGTTGAAGGCCCACACTGATTATACTTTCTGTGTGGCCTCCATCCGCAACAACAGGCGCTACAACCACACTTGCCTGACCTTTGCAACCCGGAGCAAAGGCAGGGAGGACCCTATTTCCAGTACTTCCACCACCACACACTATATCATGACCACGCTGGGTTGCCTCTTTGGGATGGTCATTGTTCTGGGGGTGGTGTACTACTGCCTGCGGAAGCGGAGGATGCAGGAGGAGAAACAGAAGTCCCTCAATGTCAAAAAGACCATCCTGGAAATGCGTTATGGATCAGATATTGATACCAGTACCATGGTCCATCCTTCCCAGAAGCTGGGTGAGCCACCAGTCATCCCTGTCTCACGGATGTCCTCCATACCTTCCATGATTGGGGAGAAGTTGCCCCCGTCAAAGTCAATGGAGGCTGGGATGGAGACTCCTAAAGTCACCACTAAAGGCAACTACATTGAGGTGAGGACTGGTGGTGGGGATGGGCTGGAACGAGCCCAGCGGGATGAGGACCTGAGGGAGCTTGACAATGGGCAAGGGTCAGCTGCTGAGATCTCTACTATAGCCAAGGAGGTAGACAAGGTCAACCAGATCATCAACAACTGCATTGATGCCCTCAAGCTGGACACGGCCTCCTTCCTGGGTGGTGGAACTGGCGTTGACTCAGACATGGCCTTTGAGTGCCAGTCCATCCCAGCCAGTTCCTCGGGTGGGCTAGAGCGGCCCAGCTTTCTTTCCCCACCCTACAAGGAAAGCTCCCACCACCCTTTGCAGCGCCAGCTCAGTGCTGATGCTGCTGTGGCCAGAAAGACCTGCAGTGTCTCCTCTAGTGGCTCCATCAAGAGCGCCAAGGTCTTCAGCTTGGATGTGCCTGACCACCCACCACTCAGCAAGTCTGACTCCAAATACATTGAGAAGGGCAGTCCACTCAACAGCCCTTTGGATCGTCTTCCCTTGGTGTCCCCGGGCACCATCCACCACTTGGAGGTCAAGCCTTCTTACCATTGCAGTGAGCACCGTCACTCCTTCCCGGCCCTGTACTATGAGGAAAGTGCTGACACCTTGAGCCAGCGGGTGTCATTCCTCAAGCCACTCTCACGGTCCAAGCGAGACTCCACGTACTCCCAGCTCTCCCCCAGACACTACTTCTCAGGCTACTCCTCCAGCCCTGAGTACTCATCAGAGAGCACCCACAAGATCTGGGAGCGATTCCGGCCTTACAAGAAGCACCACAGGGAGGAGGTTTACATGGCGGCTGGGCATGCCCTGCGGAAGAAAGTTCAGTTTGCCAAGGATGAGGATCTGCATGACATCCTGGATTACTGGAAAGGAGTCTctgctcagcagaagctgtga